A single window of Candidatus Flexicrinis affinis DNA harbors:
- a CDS encoding ABC transporter substrate-binding protein: MNARTVVRLLALLSMVLLVIGTVSAQGEPAFRIGILDAPDGPLSAGAQLAINQINAAGGLRGADGQQYRLDAVIQGPDVQGSLSTAIGNLTNAGVVAVVGPTTGDQVRDNLLALQNMSVPVLTAAIDDTLLANESTDRLFRARSAEQLHGQALANIIIRDFSITDMQTVLLDPSGTAGQVGFALAVRQLGAQLGTAIIFDPANETVDNLVRRVTQRTPQALVLYGAPDVANQFYIGLRAAQYSGIVAYGGAEDPEFRAGLSPALLDGLIAPLSWSFALTDEASEQFVLDFARATGRVPGALEASGYDAVLLIAAGLQRPQSLQESILALTSIAGAQGPLSPSRLPLGETSDSVAVVQFTASGGAQVLARFEDGIRVAEAGDGRPPVVIATPTPRPTNTPTFTPTLDGVYATVVSQVLNVRTGPSTIYDILGQLRNGEQVRLIGANLDLTWGVLNFRGLQGWISLAPNLATVAGDLRTLPVIAAPPTPTPGPTSTPAPTATPSQPDVVVLSAVPAVITWGTLTNVSVTVQNAGAGQTGQVAFAASFEPGAVFAGITIPAPGLGSGQSQVVNLPVTLSGTTGFYSTVIVADLNNEVSEGPGEGNNGSFIFNYKLDRATSSAGSITLNSGVGINLDGLGGDDLFFSGGTMSAPGVCSADTASCIGALTVGLDFNSAHHDAISSANGVSLNALGLAFGQTVGFITDGGKRGVLRVDAVSPGSVTFSYRVYM; the protein is encoded by the coding sequence ATGAACGCACGAACCGTAGTCAGGTTATTGGCGCTCCTGTCGATGGTGCTGCTCGTCATAGGCACGGTGAGCGCGCAGGGGGAACCCGCGTTCCGCATCGGAATCCTTGACGCGCCCGACGGACCGTTGTCCGCTGGCGCACAGCTTGCCATCAATCAGATCAACGCGGCCGGCGGGTTGCGCGGCGCAGACGGGCAGCAGTATCGCCTGGATGCCGTAATACAAGGCCCTGATGTTCAGGGTTCGCTGTCGACGGCGATCGGGAACCTCACCAATGCCGGCGTCGTCGCGGTGGTCGGGCCGACCACAGGCGACCAAGTACGAGACAACTTGCTGGCCCTACAAAACATGAGCGTGCCGGTGCTCACAGCTGCCATCGACGATACGCTGCTGGCGAACGAAAGCACCGATCGTCTGTTCCGCGCGCGGTCGGCGGAGCAGCTTCACGGGCAGGCCCTCGCCAACATTATCATCCGTGATTTTTCGATCACCGATATGCAGACCGTCCTGCTCGATCCCAGCGGCACCGCGGGTCAGGTCGGCTTCGCGCTGGCCGTCCGTCAGCTCGGCGCGCAGCTCGGCACGGCGATTATCTTCGACCCGGCCAATGAGACCGTAGACAACCTCGTCCGGCGCGTCACTCAGCGGACGCCGCAGGCGCTCGTGCTATATGGTGCGCCAGATGTCGCCAACCAGTTCTACATCGGGCTGCGTGCCGCTCAGTACAGCGGAATCGTGGCGTACGGCGGCGCCGAAGATCCGGAGTTTCGCGCCGGCCTATCGCCTGCTCTTCTAGACGGGCTAATCGCGCCGCTGAGTTGGTCGTTTGCGCTCACCGATGAGGCCAGCGAGCAGTTCGTGCTCGATTTCGCGCGGGCAACCGGCCGCGTTCCGGGCGCGCTGGAAGCGTCCGGCTACGACGCCGTGTTGTTGATCGCAGCCGGGCTGCAGCGCCCGCAGTCGCTTCAGGAGAGCATCCTTGCGCTGACCAGTATCGCCGGTGCGCAAGGCCCCCTGTCGCCGTCACGATTGCCGCTCGGCGAAACGAGCGACAGCGTCGCGGTCGTACAGTTCACGGCCAGCGGCGGCGCTCAGGTGTTGGCCCGGTTCGAAGATGGCATTCGCGTGGCGGAAGCGGGCGATGGCCGGCCACCCGTCGTAATCGCAACGCCGACGCCTCGCCCGACCAACACGCCGACCTTCACCCCCACGCTCGACGGCGTCTACGCGACGGTCGTCAGTCAGGTGCTGAACGTCCGCACCGGGCCGAGCACAATCTACGACATCCTCGGCCAGCTTCGCAACGGTGAACAAGTGCGCTTGATCGGCGCAAACCTCGACCTGACATGGGGTGTGCTGAACTTCCGCGGGCTCCAAGGCTGGATCTCGCTCGCGCCTAATCTCGCCACCGTGGCGGGCGATCTGCGGACCCTGCCGGTCATCGCTGCCCCGCCGACCCCCACCCCCGGTCCGACTAGCACGCCAGCGCCGACCGCAACCCCAAGCCAACCAGATGTCGTGGTGCTGAGCGCCGTGCCGGCTGTGATTACATGGGGCACGCTCACGAACGTATCTGTGACGGTGCAGAACGCTGGCGCCGGACAGACCGGGCAGGTCGCGTTTGCGGCCAGCTTCGAGCCGGGCGCAGTTTTTGCCGGGATCACGATACCAGCGCCGGGTCTGGGCTCGGGCCAGTCACAAGTCGTCAACCTGCCTGTTACTCTGTCGGGAACGACCGGTTTCTACTCGACGGTGATCGTCGCAGACCTCAACAACGAGGTCAGTGAAGGGCCGGGCGAAGGGAACAACGGCAGCTTCATCTTCAACTACAAGCTTGACCGGGCAACATCCAGCGCCGGGTCGATCACCCTCAACAGCGGCGTAGGCATCAACCTCGACGGCCTCGGTGGAGACGACCTGTTCTTCAGCGGCGGCACGATGTCGGCGCCGGGCGTGTGTTCAGCCGATACGGCAAGCTGCATTGGCGCGCTGACGGTGGGTCTCGACTTCAACTCGGCGCACCACGATGCAATCTCGTCGGCTAACGGCGTCAGCTTGAATGCGCTGGGGCTGGCGTTCGGCCAGACCGTCGGGTTCATCACGGATGGCGGCAAACGCGGCGTGCTGCGCGTCGACGCAGTCAGCCCGGGCAGTGTAACGTTCTCGTACCGAGTGTATATGTAG
- the greA gene encoding transcription elongation factor GreA, producing MSDEVFLTAEGAEGLRRELEDLITLRRPELAQRLKEAVADGDLKENANYHDAKEQQSFMEGRIQYLQDVLRRAQIISNDGPSDVVRVGSTVTIQEAGIDDDETYTIVGAAEANPSDGKLSAKSPIGAALLGHKRGSKVTVEAPGGKIVFKIKAIS from the coding sequence ATGAGCGATGAAGTATTCCTAACTGCCGAAGGCGCCGAGGGCTTGCGCCGGGAACTGGAGGACCTTATCACCCTCCGTCGGCCCGAGCTTGCGCAGCGGTTGAAAGAGGCTGTCGCAGATGGCGATCTCAAGGAAAACGCGAACTACCATGACGCCAAGGAACAGCAGTCGTTCATGGAGGGGCGAATCCAGTACCTGCAGGATGTTCTGCGCCGCGCGCAGATTATCTCAAACGACGGGCCGTCCGACGTGGTCCGCGTGGGCAGCACCGTGACCATTCAAGAGGCGGGAATCGACGACGACGAAACCTACACCATTGTAGGCGCCGCCGAGGCCAACCCGAGCGACGGCAAACTGTCGGCTAAAAGCCCGATCGGTGCTGCGCTGCTCGGTCACAAGCGAGGATCGAAGGTTACCGTTGAGGCGCCGGGTGGAAAGATCGTGTTCAAGATCAAAGCCATCAGCTAG
- the topA gene encoding type I DNA topoisomerase translates to MEAYCFKCKTKREIQAPQAIFMDNGSPATSGTCQVCGGKLFRAGRTDAHEGMTAPPKSKAAKPSRAASKKSTSKPKTAKSSSSARKGGSKAAASKIARKSGTSASKSTTSKSKSKSKSASTHSKNGAPSSSPSGRRSGKLVIVESPAKAKSVGRYLGPGYVVKASKGHVRDLLSSRLSVDLENDFEPTYRVPNDKRDTVAELKRAADSAAEIYLATDPDREGEAIAWHLINAANMEENRVRRVVFNEITESAVKDAFGQPRSVDMALVNAQQARRILDRIVGYQVSELLWEKVRGRLSAGRVQSIALRLVVDREREIEAFVTEEYWTIDAELRKQRPNGAKSDRPFLARLIKINGEDPGLTSEGDVKPHVDALKRSTYAVKDVVVGTMQRRPSAPFTTSTLQQEASRRLGFNARRTMSVAQQLYEGVDLGKAGTVGLITYMRTDSTTVSSQAQQEARTFISNRYGKDFMPARPPVYKTKAKGAQEAHEAVRPTSVLREPSALKGTLSSDQFKLYKLIWERFLASQMSPAVYDTLRVDISAGPNAADRPYLLRVSGRTMKFAGFMALYQDSREEDAAQDDDEGRIIPTMTAGEMLDLLRVVPEQHFTEPPPRYTEATLVKTLEEYGIGRPSTYAPIVGVIQDRNYVESHQKRLVPTEVGRVVNDLLVKYFPDFMDYQFTARMEGQLDSVAEGDMEWVPVLHGFYDQFARHLQQARDHAPRTQPVEKIGRICPTCNTGDLIIRHGRFGKFIGCSRYPDCKHTEPYIERTGVTCPQCGLEHGGELIQRKAKSGRTFYGCSRYPDCNYTAWRLPSRKGRQAEPEPAGEFTQRKRKTAG, encoded by the coding sequence ATGGAAGCCTATTGCTTTAAGTGCAAGACCAAGCGTGAAATTCAAGCGCCTCAGGCCATCTTCATGGACAACGGCTCGCCGGCGACGTCCGGGACGTGTCAGGTGTGCGGGGGCAAGCTGTTTCGCGCAGGTCGCACCGATGCGCACGAAGGCATGACTGCGCCGCCAAAGAGCAAAGCCGCTAAGCCAAGTCGCGCCGCATCAAAGAAGTCGACGAGCAAGCCCAAGACGGCAAAGTCGTCATCGTCGGCGCGCAAGGGCGGCAGCAAGGCCGCGGCGTCGAAAATTGCTCGCAAGAGTGGAACTTCGGCGAGCAAGTCAACGACATCGAAGTCGAAGTCCAAATCGAAATCGGCGTCCACACACAGCAAGAACGGCGCGCCGTCGTCATCCCCGTCGGGGCGGCGCAGCGGCAAGCTCGTGATCGTCGAATCGCCGGCAAAGGCCAAGAGCGTCGGCCGTTACCTCGGGCCGGGGTACGTCGTAAAGGCATCGAAGGGTCATGTTCGTGACCTATTGAGCAGCAGATTGTCGGTCGACCTCGAAAACGACTTCGAACCGACGTACCGCGTACCGAACGACAAGCGCGACACCGTCGCCGAACTCAAACGCGCGGCCGACTCCGCCGCCGAGATTTACCTCGCGACCGACCCGGACCGCGAAGGCGAAGCGATCGCGTGGCACCTCATTAACGCTGCCAACATGGAAGAGAACCGTGTTCGGCGCGTCGTCTTCAACGAGATCACCGAGTCCGCCGTGAAAGACGCCTTTGGGCAGCCACGTTCGGTCGATATGGCGCTGGTCAACGCGCAGCAGGCCCGACGCATCCTCGATCGGATCGTCGGCTATCAGGTGTCCGAGCTGCTGTGGGAAAAGGTGCGCGGCCGTTTGTCGGCTGGGCGCGTCCAAAGTATCGCACTGCGGCTGGTGGTCGATCGCGAGCGCGAGATCGAGGCGTTCGTCACCGAAGAATACTGGACGATCGACGCCGAACTGCGCAAACAGCGCCCCAACGGCGCCAAAAGCGACCGGCCATTTCTTGCGCGCCTGATCAAGATCAACGGCGAAGACCCGGGGCTGACATCGGAAGGTGACGTCAAGCCGCACGTCGACGCCTTGAAGCGCAGCACGTATGCGGTCAAAGACGTCGTCGTCGGCACTATGCAGCGCCGCCCCTCCGCGCCGTTTACGACCAGCACGCTTCAACAGGAGGCATCGCGCCGGCTCGGATTCAACGCGCGCCGCACGATGTCGGTCGCTCAACAGCTTTATGAAGGCGTCGACCTCGGCAAGGCTGGGACCGTCGGCCTGATTACGTACATGCGTACCGACAGCACGACGGTCAGTTCCCAGGCACAGCAGGAAGCGCGGACGTTCATCTCGAACCGCTACGGCAAGGACTTTATGCCGGCGCGCCCGCCTGTGTACAAGACCAAGGCCAAAGGCGCGCAGGAAGCGCACGAGGCAGTCCGCCCCACCAGCGTTCTGCGCGAACCGTCGGCGCTCAAGGGGACGCTGTCCAGCGATCAGTTCAAGCTCTACAAACTGATCTGGGAGCGCTTCCTCGCCAGCCAGATGTCGCCGGCGGTGTATGACACGCTCCGCGTCGACATCTCGGCAGGCCCCAACGCGGCAGACCGCCCTTATCTCTTGCGGGTAAGCGGGCGCACCATGAAGTTCGCCGGGTTCATGGCACTGTATCAAGATTCCCGCGAGGAGGATGCGGCGCAAGACGACGACGAGGGCCGCATCATCCCGACCATGACGGCGGGCGAGATGCTCGATCTGCTTCGCGTGGTGCCTGAGCAGCACTTCACGGAACCACCCCCGCGCTATACGGAAGCGACGCTGGTCAAGACGCTCGAAGAATACGGCATCGGCCGGCCGAGCACGTACGCCCCGATCGTGGGCGTCATCCAAGACCGAAACTACGTGGAAAGCCACCAGAAGCGACTGGTGCCGACCGAGGTCGGGCGTGTCGTGAACGATCTGCTGGTGAAGTACTTCCCGGACTTTATGGACTACCAGTTCACGGCCCGCATGGAAGGCCAACTCGACAGCGTTGCCGAAGGCGACATGGAGTGGGTCCCCGTCTTGCACGGGTTCTACGACCAGTTCGCACGCCACCTGCAGCAAGCGCGCGATCACGCGCCGCGGACGCAGCCGGTCGAGAAGATTGGCCGGATTTGCCCGACGTGCAACACTGGCGACCTGATCATCAGACACGGCCGCTTCGGTAAGTTCATCGGGTGTTCACGCTACCCTGATTGCAAGCATACCGAGCCGTATATCGAACGGACTGGCGTAACCTGCCCGCAGTGTGGGCTTGAGCACGGCGGCGAACTCATCCAGCGCAAGGCAAAGTCCGGACGCACGTTCTACGGCTGTTCGCGCTACCCAGACTGCAACTATACGGCGTGGCGGCTTCCTTCGCGCAAGGGACGGCAAGCCGAGCCCGAACCCGCTGGCGAGTTTACACAACGCAAGCGCAAGACCGCGGGTTAG
- a CDS encoding mannose-1-phosphate guanylyltransferase: MDNFYAMILAGGGGTRLWPLSRKSMPKQMLALTDERSLFQASIDRLRHMFDPSRIIVVTGRAMVDGLRSDAPHIPAENFIVEPNGRDSAAAVGLGLTHVAARDPDATVAILTSDHHIGRPDLFRSVLSAAANVAQHGHIVTLGITPTYPATGFGYIHQGHRLGDFDGWAAYRSLGFREKPDYETALSFVADGGYSWNSGMFIWTVRKAMQEFERQQHEMYEGLQRIGQAIHTDKYDSVLNDIWDSLPRKSVDFAVMEGAQDIAVIPIDIGWSDVGSWSSLFEVLPHDDDGNCIRGDRGEIILMESHNTLIVSNKLTVAYGVEDLIIVDTPDALLVCSRERAQEIRRVVDRLKTDGQDRYL, from the coding sequence CAAAAGCATGCCTAAGCAAATGCTCGCCCTGACCGACGAGCGCAGCTTGTTTCAGGCCAGCATCGATCGCCTGCGCCACATGTTCGATCCGTCGCGCATCATCGTGGTAACGGGCCGCGCGATGGTCGACGGCCTACGCTCGGATGCGCCGCATATCCCGGCCGAGAACTTCATTGTCGAACCCAACGGGCGTGACAGCGCCGCCGCTGTCGGGCTGGGCCTGACACACGTCGCGGCGCGCGATCCAGATGCGACGGTCGCAATTCTGACCAGCGACCACCATATCGGGCGGCCGGACCTTTTCCGTTCCGTATTGAGCGCCGCCGCGAACGTGGCGCAGCACGGGCACATCGTGACGCTTGGAATCACGCCAACCTACCCCGCCACGGGCTTCGGGTACATTCATCAGGGTCACCGCCTCGGCGATTTTGACGGTTGGGCAGCTTACCGGTCGCTCGGCTTCAGGGAAAAGCCCGATTACGAAACCGCCCTTTCGTTCGTCGCTGATGGCGGTTACAGTTGGAACTCGGGCATGTTTATCTGGACTGTCCGTAAGGCCATGCAGGAGTTCGAGCGTCAGCAGCATGAGATGTACGAAGGGCTGCAGCGGATCGGTCAAGCGATTCACACCGATAAGTACGATTCCGTCCTGAACGACATCTGGGACAGCCTGCCCCGCAAGTCGGTCGACTTCGCGGTGATGGAAGGTGCGCAGGACATCGCAGTCATTCCGATCGATATCGGGTGGAGCGACGTCGGCAGTTGGTCTTCCCTATTCGAGGTGCTCCCGCACGACGACGATGGCAACTGCATTCGCGGCGACCGCGGCGAAATCATCCTGATGGAATCGCACAACACCTTGATCGTGAGCAACAAACTGACGGTCGCATACGGCGTCGAGGACCTAATCATTGTAGACACGCCGGATGCACTGCTGGTATGCTCGCGTGAGCGGGCACAAGAGATCCGCAGGGTGGTCGACCGGCTCAAGACCGACGGTCAGGACCGCTATCTGTAA